One region of Eupeodes corollae chromosome 1, idEupCoro1.1, whole genome shotgun sequence genomic DNA includes:
- the LOC129942773 gene encoding trypsin delta-like, whose protein sequence is MFRLVVVVLLGVLSLVAGGVPNEARVVHGQPTEITVFPYLVSLQQFNSHICGGSILNEQWVLTAAHCLKTIIDNNQVSTLKIRAGSSEWPHGGVLMSAETAFMHEYYDPRTLLNDIALIKVYGGFVYSDTIQPVGILTSPIRSGKSVVVSGWGQLAASNPQLPTHVQAVEMKFYSNQDCAKTYGRALFDTMVCAIGPVQDACNGDSGGPLVISGSRTQVGVVSWGVRCSDAGLPGVYTDLTNPEMIGFLQRNVGNLV, encoded by the coding sequence ATGTTTCGTTTGGTTGTTGTAGTATTGTTGGGTGTTTTGTCGCTAGTAGCGGGAGGAGTTCCTAACGAAGCACGTGTTGTCCATGGCCAACCCACTGAGATTACCGTGTTCCCCTATTTGGTCTCTCTCCAGCAGTTTAATAGCCATATTTGTGGAGGAAGTATATTAAACGAGCAGTGGGTCCTAACTGCGGCTCATTGCCTGAAGACCATAATCGATAATAATCAAGTTTCAACTCTCAAAATTCGTGCTGGTAGTTCAGAGTGGCCTCACGGTGGTGTGCTGATGTCTGCTGAAACAGCTTTCATGCATGAATACTATGATCCGAGGACTTTACTTAATGATATTGCACTTATCAAAGTATATGGCGGATTTGTTTATAGTGACACCATCCAACCTGTGGGAATATTGACATCTCCTATTCGATCGGGAAAATCGGTTGTAGTAAGTGGATGGGGCCAATTGGCGGCTTCAAACCCTCAACTTCCGACACATGTGCAAGCCGTGGAGATGAAATTCTACTCAAATCAAGATTGTGCTAAAACATACGGAAGAGCTCTGTTTGACACAATGGTTTGTGCGATAGGACCTGTCCAGGATGCATGCAATGGCGACTCTGGTGGTCCTCTTGTTATAAGTGGTTCAAGGACACAAGTCGGAGTTGTGTCTTGGGGAGTTCGTTGTTCCGATGCAGGACTACCAGGGGTCTATACCGATCTTACTAATCCAGAAATGATTGGATTTTTGCAACGGAATGTTGGTAATTTAGTGTAA
- the LOC129942772 gene encoding trypsin delta-like, protein MFRLVIVILSVLSLVRGDLSGLDDRVVNGRAGSIQEFPFMVSIQQNGRHFCGGSLLNAEWILTAGHCILDIIRAGQVKTIKVRAGSSVYNTGGVVRNVQSAACHELYDPANMIYDVAVLRVEGRYVESSVIKFIKLLTSPIPSGKPVVVSGWGQLSDRNTNLPMNIQATEMSYLNYKDCSPIHGRALHQSMICAIAPGKDACRGDSGGPLTIPGTNVQVGVVSWGIQCADAGLPGVYANVLDRQIVDFLQRYVGKLA, encoded by the coding sequence ATGTTCCGTTTAGTTATTGTGATCTTGAGCGTATTGTCTCTGGTTCGGGGAGATCTTTCTGGTTTAGATGATCGTGTCGTCAATGGCAGAGCTGGTTCAATTCAAGAGTTTCCATTTATGGTCTCTATCCAGCAAAATGGTAGACACTTTTGCGGAGGAAGTCTATTAAATGCAGAATGGATCTTAACAGCGGGACATTGTATTCTGGACATCATTAGGGCTGGACAAGTTAAAACTATTAAAGTTCGTGCTGGAAGTTCTGTATATAATACCGGTGGTGTCGTCAGGAATGTTCAATCGGCAGCTTGTCACGAGCTTTATGATCCTGCTAATATGATATATGATGTTGCAGTTTTAAGAGTAGAAGGAAGATACGTTGAAAGTtctgttattaaatttattaaattattgacaTCCCCTATTCCATCCGGCAAACCAGTTGTAGTTAGTGGATGGGGTCAATTGAGCGATAGGAATACTAACCTTCCAATGAATATACAAGCAACCGAGATGTCATACTTAAATTACAAAGACTGTTCTCCAATCCATGGAAGGGCTCTACATCAATCGATGATTTGCGCAATTGCACCTGGAAAAGATGCTTGCAGAGGAGATTCTGGCGGACCTTTAACAATTCCCGGCACAAATGTCCAAGTCGGAGTCGTATCTTGGGGAATTCAATGTGCCGATGCTGGACTTCCAGGTGTTTACGCTAATGTCCTTGATAGACAAATCGTTGATTTTCTGCAGCGTTACGTTGGAAAATTAGCCtaa